One Deinococcus grandis DNA window includes the following coding sequences:
- a CDS encoding DMT family transporter codes for MPRLRFAPAAFLSAAPLLFVLLWSTGFLGTKGAARNADPFAFLTVRFVLAAGLMALLTAALRAPWPTRAQAGRAAVTGLLLHAGYLGGVTTAIWLGLPAGVTSVLVGVQPLLTGLLSWPVLGERVTARQWAGLALGFVGVLLVMEGRVSGGLGSPAALGAAGFALLCTTAGTLYQRRVGADMPLLGGTTAQYVASAAALGAVTLARGGGEIHWNAEFILSLTWLVLVLSVGAILLLMRLLRDLPAARVNSLFYLVPPLAVLESWLLYGERLSAASLAGLALCVAGVALAAAAPRPAARAGGS; via the coding sequence ATGCCCCGCCTGCGCTTCGCGCCCGCCGCCTTCCTGTCGGCGGCGCCGCTGCTGTTCGTGCTGCTCTGGAGTACCGGGTTCCTGGGTACGAAGGGCGCGGCCCGCAACGCGGACCCGTTCGCGTTCCTGACGGTGCGGTTCGTGCTGGCCGCCGGGCTGATGGCGCTGCTCACGGCGGCGCTGCGGGCGCCGTGGCCCACGCGGGCGCAGGCGGGCCGCGCGGCCGTGACGGGTCTGCTGCTGCACGCCGGGTACCTGGGCGGCGTGACGACCGCCATCTGGCTGGGCCTCCCGGCGGGCGTGACGAGCGTGCTGGTGGGCGTGCAGCCCCTCCTGACCGGCCTGCTGTCCTGGCCGGTGCTGGGCGAGCGGGTCACGGCGCGGCAGTGGGCGGGGCTCGCGCTGGGCTTCGTGGGGGTGCTGCTGGTCATGGAGGGCCGCGTGAGCGGTGGGCTGGGCAGTCCCGCCGCGCTGGGAGCGGCGGGCTTCGCGCTGCTGTGCACCACGGCGGGCACCCTCTACCAGCGGCGCGTGGGGGCGGACATGCCGCTGCTGGGCGGGACGACCGCGCAGTACGTGGCGAGCGCCGCCGCGCTGGGCGCCGTCACGCTGGCGCGCGGGGGCGGCGAGATCCACTGGAACGCGGAATTCATCCTGTCGCTGACGTGGCTGGTGCTCGTGCTGTCGGTCGGGGCGATCCTGCTGCTCATGCGGCTGCTGCGGGACCTCCCGGCGGCGCGCGTGAACAGCCTGTTCTACCTCGTGCCGCCGCTGGCGGTGCTGGAAAGCTGGCTGCTGTACGGCGAGCGCCTGAGCGCCGCGTCCCTGGCCGGACTGGCGCTGTGCGTGGCGGGCGTGGCGCTGGCGGCCGCCGCGCCGCGGCCGGCCGCGCGGGCGGGGGGCAGCTGA
- a CDS encoding DUF1697 domain-containing protein: MIFVALLHAVNLGARRKVPMADLRALLTGLGLEDVRTYIQSGNAVFSAAPETDLRGRLEAALEAQFGFPVPVTLRTAHEWQEAARGCPAHLRDEPVVLAFLRDPPDPARVAALRGRDVIRIPFVSLTDRKITDLPTPRPEPVVLLLAPLGLKVFANLSTGVRMTPERWEVVGQTLYQTVPDGVRTLNLSSGVLERTLGVKVTVRNERTVQAIAAMLDT, from the coding sequence ATGATCTTCGTGGCGCTCCTGCACGCGGTGAACCTGGGCGCGCGGCGCAAGGTGCCCATGGCCGACCTGCGCGCCCTGCTGACCGGACTGGGGCTGGAGGACGTCCGCACGTACATCCAGAGCGGCAACGCCGTGTTCAGCGCCGCCCCGGAAACGGACCTGCGCGGGCGGCTGGAGGCGGCGCTGGAAGCGCAGTTCGGCTTCCCGGTGCCCGTGACGCTCCGCACGGCGCACGAGTGGCAGGAGGCGGCCCGTGGCTGCCCCGCGCACCTGCGGGACGAGCCGGTGGTGCTGGCATTCCTGCGCGACCCGCCCGACCCGGCGCGCGTGGCGGCCCTGCGCGGGCGGGACGTGATACGGATTCCGTTTGTTTCGTTAACAGATCGGAAAATCACCGATCTGCCAACTCCACGCCCGGAACCCGTTGTTCTCCTCCTCGCTCCGCTCGGGTTGAAAGTTTTTGCAAACCTTTCAACCGGAGTCCGTATGACCCCGGAACGCTGGGAGGTAGTGGGGCAGACGCTGTACCAGACGGTCCCGGACGGCGTGCGGACCCTGAACCTGTCCTCGGGCGTGCTCGAGCGGACGCTGGGCGTGAAGGTCACCGTCCGGAACGAACGGACCGTGCAGGCCATCGCGGCGATGCTGGACACCTGA
- a CDS encoding GNAT family N-acetyltransferase, which translates to MRAVTPADAHTIAAHRYPDARDLPERPAYAAWVAGAIRDGLYLGFLRQDGAEVIAGAGVTLLHWGPTRGDPQPWRARVVNVWTHPDFRRAGHARTLVAACLDAVGSRGITRVSLGSSDMARPLYGALGFTGSTHEMSLTLPGAQSEGLSD; encoded by the coding sequence ATGCGTGCTGTCACCCCTGCCGACGCCCACACCATCGCCGCGCACCGCTACCCGGACGCCCGCGACCTGCCCGAGCGGCCCGCGTACGCCGCGTGGGTGGCCGGTGCCATCCGGGACGGGCTGTACCTGGGCTTCCTGCGGCAAGACGGCGCAGAGGTGATCGCCGGGGCGGGCGTGACCCTGCTGCACTGGGGGCCCACGCGCGGCGACCCGCAGCCGTGGCGGGCGCGGGTGGTGAACGTCTGGACGCACCCCGACTTTCGGCGCGCCGGGCACGCCCGCACGCTGGTCGCGGCCTGCCTGGACGCCGTGGGCTCGCGCGGGATCACGCGCGTCAGCCTGGGCAGCAGCGACATGGCCCGCCCGCTGTACGGAGCACTGGGGTTCACGGGCAGCACGCACGAGATGAGCCTCACGCTCCCTGGCGCCCAGTCAGAAGGACTGTCCGACTGA
- a CDS encoding M15 family metallopeptidase: MQRRNVWACVLGAGLGWASALTPAESLTPAESAAAQRLVAAYPAFLRGVEGGALVWRDGTRMPLTRSAATTYPGRLDAPGLLDQLDAAYPACAPLTAPAYLSDPGRVRFEPLLRKMYGASDSAVRANLVTVDWFGQPLRVTRVNGAADALRAVAKDLAAHPEWRAFLTPSAGTFLWRTVAGTPRRSVHSFGAAIDLNTARAAYWQWSGFREGQRGIPWRNQFPAGLVHTFERRGWIWGGRWYHLDTMHFEYRPELTGACAAGR; encoded by the coding sequence GTGCAGAGGCGTAACGTGTGGGCCTGCGTGCTGGGGGCCGGACTGGGGTGGGCGTCGGCCCTGACCCCCGCCGAGTCGCTGACCCCCGCCGAGTCGGCCGCCGCGCAGCGGCTGGTGGCGGCGTACCCGGCGTTCCTGCGGGGCGTGGAGGGCGGCGCGCTCGTGTGGCGCGACGGGACGCGCATGCCCCTGACCCGCAGCGCGGCCACCACCTACCCGGGCCGACTGGACGCGCCGGGCCTGCTCGATCAGCTGGACGCCGCGTACCCGGCGTGCGCGCCCCTGACGGCGCCCGCGTACCTGAGCGATCCGGGGCGCGTGCGCTTCGAGCCTCTGCTGCGGAAGATGTACGGCGCGTCCGACTCTGCCGTGCGCGCGAACCTCGTGACCGTGGACTGGTTCGGGCAGCCGCTGCGGGTCACGCGCGTGAACGGCGCGGCCGACGCCCTGCGGGCGGTCGCGAAGGACCTGGCGGCGCACCCGGAGTGGCGGGCGTTCCTGACGCCCAGCGCGGGCACGTTCCTGTGGCGCACGGTGGCGGGCACGCCCCGGCGCAGCGTCCACTCGTTCGGCGCGGCCATCGACCTGAACACCGCCCGCGCCGCGTACTGGCAGTGGAGCGGCTTCCGCGAGGGGCAGCGCGGCATTCCCTGGCGCAACCAGTTCCCGGCGGGGCTGGTGCACACCTTCGAGCGGCGCGGCTGGATCTGGGGTGGGCGCTGGTATCACCTCGACACCATGCACTTCGAGTACCGCCCGGAACTCACGGGAGCGTGCGCCGCCGGGCGCTGA
- the gatB gene encoding Asp-tRNA(Asn)/Glu-tRNA(Gln) amidotransferase subunit GatB produces MAYQAVIGLEVHLQLKTKSKIFSACPQEYHGAQPNSFTDPFTLGLPGTLPTLNREAVELAMMFGLGLNCDVSGFTQFHRKNYFYPDAPKNFQLSQYDRPIARDGFLDVTLEDGSTHRIRIKRAHLEDDAGKLTHPTYAPYSMLDLNRAGSSLLEMVTEADITGAEQARAFLESVQAIAQALGVSDAAPEEGKMRCDVNLSLHRPGEPWGTKCEVKNLNSFRSVARAIEFETARQARILDAGGRITQDTLGWDEGGQKTFLMRTKEGEADYRYFPEPDLPPLDITPEWIARVRARMPELPAQKLERYLAAGVRAADAQTLSLSVPLSRFFDEALTAQPRPDAQNVDAQKLANWLLGDVSGLLAAREETLDGSALRPAHLAALVGLIDAGTISGKIAKDLLPDVLAGHDPAVLVQERGLSVVTDTTAIDAAIDAAMAADPATVEKVRGGNAKAMNALFGPVMKAMGGQAKPEVVRERLTAKLGLS; encoded by the coding sequence ATGGCGTATCAGGCGGTCATTGGTCTGGAAGTTCACCTGCAGCTGAAGACGAAATCGAAGATCTTCAGCGCGTGCCCGCAGGAGTATCACGGCGCGCAGCCGAATTCGTTCACGGACCCGTTCACGCTGGGCCTGCCCGGCACCCTGCCGACCCTGAACCGCGAGGCGGTGGAACTCGCCATGATGTTCGGCCTGGGCCTGAACTGCGACGTGTCGGGCTTCACGCAGTTCCACCGGAAGAACTACTTCTACCCGGACGCCCCGAAGAACTTCCAGCTGTCGCAGTACGACCGGCCCATCGCCCGCGACGGCTTCCTGGACGTGACGCTGGAGGACGGCAGTACGCACCGCATCCGCATCAAACGCGCGCACCTGGAGGACGACGCGGGGAAACTCACGCACCCCACGTACGCGCCGTATTCCATGCTGGACCTGAACCGCGCCGGGTCCAGCCTGCTGGAGATGGTCACCGAGGCCGACATCACAGGCGCCGAGCAGGCCCGCGCGTTCCTGGAGAGCGTGCAGGCCATCGCGCAGGCGCTGGGTGTCAGCGACGCGGCGCCCGAGGAAGGCAAGATGCGCTGCGACGTGAACCTCAGCCTGCACAGGCCCGGCGAGCCGTGGGGCACGAAGTGCGAGGTGAAGAACCTCAACTCGTTCCGCAGCGTGGCGCGTGCTATCGAGTTCGAGACGGCCCGGCAGGCGCGCATCCTGGACGCCGGGGGGCGCATCACGCAGGACACCCTCGGCTGGGACGAGGGCGGGCAGAAGACGTTCCTGATGCGCACCAAGGAGGGCGAGGCCGACTACCGTTACTTCCCCGAGCCGGACCTGCCGCCGCTGGACATCACGCCCGAGTGGATCGCCCGCGTCCGCGCGCGGATGCCCGAACTGCCCGCGCAGAAGCTGGAGCGTTACCTCGCGGCGGGCGTGCGCGCGGCGGACGCGCAGACGCTGAGCCTCAGCGTGCCGCTGTCGCGCTTCTTCGACGAGGCGCTGACGGCGCAACCCCGGCCGGACGCGCAGAACGTGGATGCGCAGAAACTCGCGAACTGGCTGCTGGGCGACGTGTCCGGCCTGCTCGCCGCGCGCGAGGAGACGCTGGACGGCAGCGCCCTGCGGCCCGCGCATCTGGCCGCGCTCGTGGGTCTGATCGACGCGGGCACCATCAGCGGCAAGATCGCCAAGGACCTGCTGCCCGACGTGCTCGCCGGGCACGACCCCGCCGTTCTCGTGCAGGAGCGCGGCCTGAGCGTCGTGACCGACACGACGGCCATCGACGCCGCCATCGACGCCGCGATGGCCGCCGACCCCGCCACCGTCGAGAAGGTGCGCGGCGGGAACGCGAAGGCCATGAACGCGCTGTTCGGCCCGGTCATGAAGGCCATGGGCGGGCAGGCCAAGCCGGAGGTGGTGCGCGAGCGCCTGACCGCGAAACTGGGCCTGTCATGA
- a CDS encoding ComF family protein, whose translation MTAAFGTALLGALRTLLPRACPGCGAQLGAHAGLCPDCRAALRPHVQHHSPLRARPEPHLVTLGPYSGVRRRAVRELKFAQARDLARILGETLATGVPATWDVQAVIPVPLHPDRQRQRGFNQAELLGRALASALAVPCVPALTRTRATAQQARRQGTQREDLHGAFRAHEGFLPTGPVLLIDDVLTTTSALMHWLRRV comes from the coding sequence ATGACCGCTGCGTTCGGAACGGCCCTGCTCGGCGCGCTGCGCACCCTGCTGCCCCGCGCCTGCCCCGGCTGCGGCGCGCAACTCGGCGCGCACGCCGGACTGTGCCCGGACTGCCGCGCCGCCCTGCGCCCCCACGTGCAGCACCACAGCCCCCTGCGCGCCCGGCCGGAACCGCACCTCGTGACGCTCGGCCCGTACAGCGGCGTGCGCCGACGCGCCGTGCGGGAACTGAAGTTCGCGCAGGCCCGCGACCTCGCCCGCATCCTCGGCGAGACGCTCGCCACCGGCGTCCCCGCCACGTGGGACGTGCAGGCCGTCATTCCCGTCCCGCTGCACCCCGACCGGCAACGCCAGCGGGGCTTCAATCAGGCCGAACTGCTCGGCCGCGCCCTGGCCAGCGCCCTGGCCGTCCCGTGCGTCCCCGCCCTGACCCGCACCCGCGCCACCGCGCAGCAGGCCCGCCGCCAGGGCACGCAGCGCGAGGACCTGCACGGCGCGTTCCGCGCACACGAGGGCTTCCTGCCCACCGGGCCGGTCCTGCTGATCGACGACGTCCTGACCACCACATCGGCACTCATGCACTGGCTACGACGGGTCTAG
- a CDS encoding recombinase family protein, with the protein MTRTAIYLRISDPRGDRDDRFGLAVQERACREYAARAGLTVQKVYTDAVTGVTETRVGFGQLLAEADAYTDVIVYAVDRLARHPKAGYALLETLQAAGLQVHTAIEGMLDLEDDAGALNFGVRIVMADAERRRIVRRLTEGKKQKVRNGQPLAPLRCYGYQNGEVFEEQAQWVRWMYQQALVTGTHEIMNELQRLGVPSSAGHPKWNRDQVLKILRNSVYRGEYLYGRDRRTRRAHPDAISCPCPRIVDDETWYAVQRAIDYRRSGAGRRGSRTDLFSLTGRIRCAECGAAMVGRRPGGPDTRNAGYVYYACGDPALMRHRKGCTHRKFYPAVDVHGAVQAELERLARQPAQLASMVVTPTSRPIDTDKAVYDIDAQLTKARNAYLRGIDTEDEYAETKATLLAQRARLLALAEGGQPEPVADAGHLQRALTEALELGDLHQAAGRLGLLVRVAPGGEITLALDPS; encoded by the coding sequence ATGACCCGCACGGCCATCTACCTCCGAATCTCTGACCCTCGAGGGGACCGGGACGACCGCTTCGGTCTCGCGGTTCAGGAGCGGGCCTGTCGGGAGTACGCGGCCCGCGCTGGCCTGACCGTCCAGAAGGTCTACACGGACGCAGTGACCGGCGTGACCGAGACCCGCGTGGGCTTCGGGCAGCTGCTCGCCGAGGCGGACGCCTACACCGACGTGATCGTGTACGCCGTCGACCGACTGGCCCGCCACCCGAAGGCCGGGTACGCCCTCCTCGAAACTTTGCAGGCGGCCGGGCTTCAGGTACACACCGCCATCGAGGGCATGCTGGACCTGGAAGACGACGCGGGGGCCCTGAACTTCGGGGTCAGGATCGTCATGGCTGATGCGGAACGCCGGCGCATCGTCCGCCGCCTCACCGAAGGCAAGAAGCAGAAGGTCCGCAACGGCCAGCCGCTCGCGCCCCTGCGCTGCTACGGGTACCAGAACGGCGAGGTGTTCGAAGAGCAGGCGCAGTGGGTGCGGTGGATGTACCAGCAGGCCCTCGTGACCGGCACGCACGAGATCATGAACGAACTCCAACGCCTTGGGGTGCCCAGCAGTGCCGGCCACCCCAAGTGGAACCGGGACCAGGTGCTGAAGATCCTCCGGAACAGCGTCTACCGGGGCGAGTACCTGTACGGCCGGGACCGCCGCACCCGCCGCGCCCACCCGGACGCCATCAGCTGCCCCTGCCCCCGCATCGTGGATGACGAGACGTGGTACGCCGTCCAGCGCGCCATCGACTACCGCCGCAGCGGCGCAGGCCGCCGGGGCAGCCGCACCGACCTGTTCTCCCTGACCGGCCGCATCCGGTGCGCCGAGTGCGGGGCGGCCATGGTCGGCCGGCGCCCAGGTGGGCCCGACACCCGGAACGCCGGGTACGTCTACTACGCCTGTGGCGACCCAGCCCTGATGCGCCACCGCAAGGGCTGCACGCACCGGAAGTTCTACCCGGCCGTCGACGTGCACGGCGCAGTGCAGGCTGAACTGGAACGCCTGGCGCGGCAGCCCGCGCAGCTGGCGAGCATGGTGGTCACGCCCACCTCGCGTCCCATCGACACCGACAAGGCCGTGTACGACATCGACGCGCAGCTGACCAAGGCGCGCAACGCCTACCTGCGCGGCATTGACACGGAGGACGAGTACGCGGAGACCAAGGCCACCCTCCTGGCTCAGCGGGCCCGCTTGCTGGCCCTGGCCGAAGGGGGACAGCCTGAGCCGGTAGCGGACGCCGGCCACCTGCAACGCGCCTTGACCGAGGCGCTGGAACTGGGAGACCTGCACCAGGCTGCTGGCCGCCTGGGCCTGCTGGTGCGCGTGGCGCCCGGCGGCGAGATCACGCTGGCGCTAGACCCGTCGTAG
- a CDS encoding S24 family peptidase, which translates to MPASLILPKSQPRTNYTLPLSGMVQASLPFAPADDDDFDLLDSIEIMLRGTQYHPHVRAFQVTGNSMDDGTRNAIRHGDIVLVNSRDEFNTTRPCLFETPNGYIIKTRGLVNGTPALVSANSTVPPILDMTDIRPCGSVYGVYLGPYRVRML; encoded by the coding sequence ATGCCCGCCAGCCTCATCCTTCCCAAAAGCCAGCCGCGTACCAATTACACGCTCCCACTTTCAGGCATGGTGCAGGCCAGCCTCCCCTTCGCGCCTGCCGATGATGATGACTTCGACCTGCTCGACAGCATTGAAATCATGCTGCGCGGCACTCAATACCACCCACACGTTCGAGCCTTCCAAGTGACTGGCAACAGCATGGACGACGGCACGCGAAATGCCATTCGACATGGGGACATCGTGCTGGTGAACAGCCGGGACGAGTTCAACACCACGCGGCCCTGCCTGTTCGAGACGCCAAACGGGTACATCATCAAGACCCGCGGCCTCGTGAATGGGACTCCGGCGCTCGTCAGTGCGAACTCGACCGTGCCCCCAATCCTCGACATGACCGACATCCGTCCCTGCGGCAGCGTGTACGGCGTCTACCTGGGGCCTTACCGCGTCCGGATGCTCTGA
- a CDS encoding LexA family transcriptional regulator yields the protein MLVETRMGGHNVARGPQPKNPVPNWALALRMRRVQLGNLTQEDVQERSKDLISQGTVSDLERGKITLDSLNVRRASALAQALGWSLIEMQRATGVDLGLTEAHEIKAAEPTPVYSLKALGSVTPVSDGVNITPNPGPHPANWMQTFMDGDEMDPRIRDGETIYLDTDKTTPDKGVYVIRYRDRAYVRRFSQLPTGPAWTADNPAFAHQFIPDGPEVTVLGKIYRVVGIRDSKALN from the coding sequence ATGTTGGTAGAAACTCGGATGGGCGGCCATAACGTGGCACGCGGGCCGCAGCCTAAAAACCCAGTACCCAACTGGGCGCTGGCCCTGCGCATGCGCAGGGTGCAGTTAGGCAACCTCACTCAGGAGGACGTCCAGGAGCGATCCAAAGACCTCATCTCCCAGGGAACTGTCTCCGATCTGGAGCGCGGGAAAATCACTCTCGACAGCCTGAACGTTCGCCGGGCATCCGCACTGGCACAGGCTCTCGGATGGAGCCTGATAGAGATGCAGCGAGCGACAGGTGTGGATTTAGGTCTGACAGAAGCCCACGAAATCAAAGCCGCTGAGCCTACCCCCGTGTACAGCCTGAAAGCACTGGGAAGCGTCACACCCGTCTCAGACGGGGTCAACATCACCCCCAATCCCGGCCCGCATCCTGCCAACTGGATGCAGACCTTCATGGACGGAGATGAAATGGACCCCCGCATTCGCGATGGCGAGACCATTTATCTCGACACCGATAAAACAACCCCCGACAAGGGCGTGTACGTCATTCGATACCGCGACAGGGCTTACGTCCGTCGGTTCTCTCAGCTGCCCACCGGCCCAGCATGGACAGCGGATAATCCAGCGTTCGCCCACCAATTCATACCTGATGGCCCCGAAGTGACCGTGCTTGGCAAGATTTATCGCGTGGTCGGCATTCGAGACAGCAAGGCTCTTAACTAA
- a CDS encoding helix-turn-helix domain-containing protein, with amino-acid sequence MEILLSGLKARRKAAGLTQQQLAAAADVSVATIFKHEQGAINGVDGNTLDALCAALGCQRYELFLPPNSDVPEKDLSADFRRQMA; translated from the coding sequence ATGGAGATATTGCTGTCCGGGCTGAAGGCCCGCCGAAAGGCGGCGGGTCTGACGCAGCAACAGCTCGCGGCTGCTGCTGACGTGTCGGTGGCGACCATCTTCAAGCACGAACAGGGGGCGATCAATGGAGTAGACGGCAACACCCTCGATGCCCTGTGTGCGGCACTGGGATGCCAACGGTACGAGCTTTTTTTACCGCCAAACTCGGATGTACCCGAGAAAGACCTGTCCGCCGACTTCCGGAGGCAAATGGCATGA
- a CDS encoding AAA family ATPase has product MLKQQPGSLWFRSDPHQAIRELPGVGSRLAPRIIEDLGDGDAHEALVMIERNPYNLMQVDGFGFKKADKIALAQFNLGSEDPRRHEAGNRSILEQKGVLTEKELTAERARLELRDPAHLGSGVDIEEGLYWLPEELAAEKGLEAWMRRMTTGEPALADLTPAQQAVCDRLGLDDVQTRAVRAILANRVLSLTGGAGCGKTHVIAAAAQCVTIAGGTVRGMAFAGKAADRMREAFDRYGIMADASTIHKALGFMRREFTVPVLDEDLVVIDESSMLPNWLLWAVVMRLSPSSRLVVVGDPNQLPPIGHGTPFVDLIRHGAPRVHLERNYRQQDQQGILHVAEGILHRKRPAPADCVEFHLNTAQMNLEALFTDLVRRHGGQDFNDWQAITYQNENAERYNLAAQAVINPDGEALFEYPLWKLGTGERNRPLHKAEVRRGDKIIVVKNSTLLGIFNGQTGRVVDRTYKPKRVLRKQPDGSWEEELGDPMMHLVVQIGAQEGSVAIPEDELEKYVQLGYVITVHKAQGSDWDRVILIQPSAVRADTARPFFYTSATRAKTRLVIVSMLPTPTWWKNAAQDAPEVPSSLMRRLARPAPEPVELDIRPEFIPAAELILGRPVVAAEPEPVYPEEAYERLAAGLKRYAAGPAPVRVTEPTDSAPLAVELAAQRDDVVSAPAPQVWRTLRQPSVVETPAPDHIEALKAQFKTMEVA; this is encoded by the coding sequence ATGTTAAAGCAGCAACCCGGTTCCCTCTGGTTCCGCTCCGACCCTCACCAAGCCATACGCGAGCTCCCCGGCGTCGGTTCCCGCCTCGCCCCCCGCATCATCGAAGACCTGGGCGACGGGGACGCGCACGAAGCGCTCGTCATGATCGAACGCAACCCCTACAACCTGATGCAGGTAGACGGCTTCGGCTTCAAGAAGGCCGACAAGATCGCCCTCGCGCAGTTCAATCTGGGCAGCGAAGACCCCCGCCGCCACGAGGCAGGGAACCGCAGCATCCTCGAACAGAAGGGCGTCCTCACCGAGAAGGAACTCACCGCCGAACGCGCCCGGCTGGAACTGCGTGACCCGGCCCACCTGGGCAGCGGCGTGGACATCGAGGAGGGCCTGTACTGGCTGCCCGAGGAACTCGCCGCCGAGAAGGGCCTGGAAGCCTGGATGCGCCGCATGACCACCGGCGAGCCCGCCCTGGCTGACCTCACTCCGGCGCAACAGGCTGTGTGCGACCGCCTGGGCCTGGATGACGTGCAGACCCGCGCGGTGCGCGCCATTCTCGCCAACCGCGTGCTGAGCCTGACCGGCGGCGCCGGCTGCGGGAAGACGCACGTGATCGCCGCAGCGGCCCAGTGCGTGACCATCGCAGGCGGCACGGTGCGCGGCATGGCCTTCGCCGGGAAAGCCGCGGACCGGATGCGTGAGGCGTTCGACCGGTACGGGATCATGGCCGACGCCAGCACCATCCACAAGGCGCTGGGCTTCATGCGGCGCGAGTTCACGGTGCCCGTCCTCGACGAAGACCTGGTCGTGATCGACGAGAGCAGCATGCTCCCCAACTGGCTGCTGTGGGCCGTCGTCATGCGCCTCAGCCCCAGCAGCCGCCTCGTGGTCGTGGGTGACCCGAACCAGCTGCCGCCCATCGGACACGGCACGCCGTTCGTGGACCTGATCCGGCACGGCGCGCCCCGCGTGCACCTGGAACGCAACTACCGCCAGCAGGACCAGCAGGGCATCCTCCACGTCGCCGAAGGCATCCTGCACCGCAAGCGGCCCGCCCCGGCGGACTGCGTGGAGTTCCACCTGAACACCGCGCAGATGAACCTCGAGGCGCTGTTCACGGACCTCGTGCGGCGGCACGGCGGGCAGGACTTCAACGACTGGCAGGCCATCACGTACCAGAACGAGAACGCGGAGCGGTACAACCTCGCCGCGCAGGCCGTCATCAACCCCGACGGCGAGGCCCTATTCGAATACCCGTTGTGGAAGCTGGGCACCGGCGAACGCAACCGCCCGCTGCACAAGGCCGAGGTGCGGCGCGGGGACAAGATCATCGTCGTCAAGAACTCGACGCTGCTGGGCATCTTCAACGGGCAGACGGGCCGCGTCGTGGACCGCACGTACAAGCCCAAGCGCGTGCTGCGCAAGCAGCCGGACGGCAGCTGGGAAGAAGAACTGGGCGACCCGATGATGCACCTGGTCGTGCAGATCGGCGCGCAGGAAGGCAGCGTCGCGATTCCTGAGGACGAGCTGGAGAAGTACGTGCAGCTGGGCTACGTGATCACGGTGCACAAGGCGCAGGGCAGCGACTGGGACCGCGTGATCCTGATCCAGCCGAGCGCGGTGCGGGCGGACACGGCCCGGCCGTTCTTCTACACCAGCGCCACCCGCGCGAAGACCCGCCTCGTGATCGTGAGCATGCTGCCCACGCCGACGTGGTGGAAGAACGCCGCCCAGGATGCCCCCGAGGTGCCCAGCAGTTTGATGCGCCGCCTCGCGCGCCCCGCGCCTGAACCCGTCGAGCTGGACATCCGCCCGGAGTTCATCCCGGCCGCCGAGCTGATCCTGGGCCGCCCCGTGGTGGCCGCTGAGCCTGAACCGGTCTACCCGGAAGAGGCGTACGAGCGGCTGGCCGCCGGCCTCAAGCGCTACGCGGCTGGCCCGGCCCCCGTACGCGTCACCGAGCCCACCGACAGCGCGCCCCTGGCCGTGGAACTGGCCGCCCAGCGGGATGACGTGGTCAGCGCGCCCGCCCCGCAGGTGTGGCGCACGCTTCGGCAGCCGAGTGTCGTCGAAACGCCTGCCCCCGACCACATCGAGGCCCTGAAGGCCCAGTTCAAGACCATGGAGGTGGCGTGA